The following proteins come from a genomic window of Macaca fascicularis isolate 582-1 chromosome 8, T2T-MFA8v1.1:
- the TMEM74 gene encoding transmembrane protein 74, with the protein MELHYLAKKSNQADLWDARDWSSRGLPGDQADTAATRAALCCQRQCASTPRATEMQGSKLSSSPASPSSSLQNSTLQPDTFPPGPLHSGNNQITAERKVCNCCSQELETSFTYVDKNVNLEQRNRSSPSAKGHNHPGELGWENPNEWSQEAAISLISEEEDDASSEATSSGKSIDYGFISAILFLVTGILLVIISYIVPREVTVDPNTVAAREMERLEKESARLGAHLDRCVIAGLCLLTLGGVVLSCLLMMSMWKGELYRRNRFASSKESAKLYGSFNFRMKTSTNENTLELSLVEEDALAVQS; encoded by the coding sequence ATGGAGCTCCACTACCTTGCTAAGAAGAGCAACCAGGCAGACCTCTGGGATGCTAGGGACTGGAGTTCAAGAGGGCTGCCTGGTGACCAGGCAGATACAGCAGCCACGAGAGCTGCTCTCTGCTGTCAGAGACAGTGTGCATCCACCCCAAGAGCAACTGAGATGCAAGGGTCTAAACTTAGTTCTTCTCCAGcatccccctcctcctctctgcaaAACAGTACTCTTCAGCCAGACACCTTTCCACCAGGACCTCTCCACTCAGGGAACAACCAAATAACAGCGGAACGGAAAGTCTGTAACTGCTGCAGCCAGGAATTAGAAACTTCTTTTACCTATGTGGACAAAAACGTTAACTTGGAGCAGCGGAACCGGAGCTCACCATCAGCAAAAGGGCATAATCACCCTGGGGAGCTTGGCTGGGAAAATCCAAATGAGTGGTCCCAAGAGGCTGCCATATCTTTGATATCTGAAGAGGAGGACGATGCAAGTTCAGAAGCCACGTCTTCAGGGAAATCTATAGACTATGGTTTCATCAGCGCCATCTTGTTCTTGGTCACCGGGATCCTGCTGGTGATTATCTCTTACATCGTCCCACGAGAAGTGACTGTGGACCCCAACACTGTGGCAGCCCGGGAGATGGAGCGCCTGGAGAAGGAGAGTGCCAGGCTGGGGGCTCACCTGGACCGCTGTGTGATTGCGGGGCTCTGCCTCCTCACGCTGGGGGGTGTCGTCCTGTCCTGCTTGCTAATGATGTCCATGTGGAAGGGGGAGCTCTATCGTCGAAACAGATTTGCCTCTTCCAAAGAGTCTGCAAAACTCTATGGTTCTTTTAACTTCAGGATGAAAACCAGCACGAATGAAAACACTCTGGAACTGTCCTTGGTAGAGGAAGATGCGCTCGCTGTACAGAGTTAA